Below is a genomic region from Lutra lutra chromosome 5, mLutLut1.2, whole genome shotgun sequence.
AGGGTAGCAAGCACCGAATTACACAGGAGGTGGATGTGGCTGAAGTCCCTAATGTTTCACAGTCTCGCCTCTGTgtggttatttttaaaggttCCCTGGAAAATCAGAGTGGGAATTCCAGGCAGGACTTTATGTAAgggtgatggggggtggggggagtgtacATGGGACTCTGTGCCTAATGCCCAGGCAGCAGCTCAGAACAAGTTGATTTTCTTACCACACATGCTTAGTGACTGTCACTGCTCAGCTCCCTGGAATGCAGActaagagggaagggagggattaTCTTCCTAGTGTTCTCTCTGGATGCCAGAGTCATCCATGAGAACTTCTACCTAtttttctgattgatttattgGGATGCAATGTTCAGGATCATGGTTTCAGTCTTCCATATTCAGGAACATGCTCTCCAGGGTGCTATAGCTTGTACTGGGTAGAATAACACTCCAGGCACCCTCCCCTACTTCCCAAAGGCACCCCAGCGTGGGACAGGCAGTATGGGTGGGGAATAGCCCTCCATTGCCCTGAACTCTCCTTGGGACTGCAGAAGGAGAGATTACCTAGACAATGAGAAAATCCTCAGTGCTCAAGAGCAttgttttggagaaatgtcatGAATTTTCTCCTGCAGAAGCCTGTGACAACTTCCCTTAATTCTTCACCACAGGACCTCAGCTCAAGTCCCAGCTGCTGACTCAGGTACCTGGACACTGTCTTGGGATCAGTGTGGGCTCCTACAGtcttacaaaaatataaagaagccaGAACATGTGCCTTTCACAGTTTATTTCAGAGTGCTGGTCACAGACTTAGTGTGAAAGTCGGGTGACATGTGTTGGTAACCCTCTTTCTCTTGCAGATCCCTGGAAATGTGGATGTCTGCTTTGCCACTTCCTTACTGTAGAGTTTCACTCATGCTCCTGTGGGTTTATATTGTTGTTTGGGGGGTCTGGAGTCTAATTCCAGGATTGGCTTCATCAGCTTTCTCTTCCTTAACTATAACTGTCTTGATTGTTCTTACATTTATGGCAACGCCAAACAGGAATACAGCTATTAAGGCATAAATCCGACCAAAGACCACTCTCAGATACACCAGAGATTCATCATTTTGCCTGACTGACCGCATTCTATGTGGAGGGCGTCCACTGTCTGTGCTCCCACCAGCACCTCTATCAATGCAGCGTGGAGGATCCCAGCCTATGTGACAATGACAGTTCCTGTTATTGTTGCAAATCCCCCTGTGACTGCATTTCTCAGGTAAACAGTCATAATTCAGCTGAGCTGCACTGCCATTGCAGTAGGTATTGCTACAGATCTTTCCAGGACCACAGGGTGTACCTGGTCTCACATGACCAACATCATTTGTTCCTGTGGAGCGATGTGAGTCCAGCCCAAAACACCAGAATCCTGAGATTAGAGACTGATGGAATCCCACATGTTCTTGCAAGCGGGGGAGGTGTGTGACATTACCACACTGCAGCCTTCCACAATAAATGTCTTTGATGGCACAGAAGTCAGCTTTCATTTTCCCTTCGGTTCTTCTGCAGTGTCCATATCTACTGCCTCTTCTATTTATGGTATAGCAGACATCAGCACCTTTCACAGCATTTTTACCAAAGATTTCTTGGCAGTGCACAGTGCGGTCAGTGCAATTTCCATGATAACAGTAACCCTCTTCTGTGCATGGGGTTCCATCTTGCATATAGAAATCACCAGGGCATGACAAGGAATCCCCATGGCAGTACTCTGGAAGATCACATATATTTTGGATTGGTCTGCAGAGTGTCCCAGGAGGGGAATAGGTGCAGTTTGTACAGCATCGGCCTGTATTACATTTGCTGTCTATGGTGAAGGTACAATCATTCGTACAGCAGGGGTTGTTGTAACACTGTTTGAAGGATCCACAGTCACACTCCTCGCCTTGATCCAGTATGTAGTTCCCACAACGATCGTGGGTCaggcttttatttatatataccatTTTGGTGCTGAATAGGCATTCACCATTCCTATGACCCACTATTTCCTGTACATGTTTATAGGAACAGTTACTGAAGGAATCTGTCAGAGATGGTGGTCTCTTCATAATACACACAGACCTTCTCTGGCAAGTACAAGTATTCTCATCATAATATATACCGAAATTTCTTGCAACCTTTTGTGCTCCTGCAATCGACAATATTAAAAGGTGTCTGCCTAGGTAACCAAGCATGACAAGGTTTCGATTATTGCATATACCATATAAGTCAGGATCATAATTAATATCCCTTGGCCCATCTTTAATCACAATTATGGATGAATGTGGTATAACAAGTCCATACACAGCAGACTTATAGTGTTTAACATATGGACTAAAATGCACATGATACTTATTCATGGGAACTGGATCTCTCTGGTTATAAATCATAATGAATCCAATATAGTAATTTATATCAATACCTTGAAAGAATGTGTCAATCAAACTACACATCTTTATCAGGAATTGGACACATTTTGACACGTTGTTGAACACGGTATACATTGAGTTGGAACTTAGGGTAAGTGCTCTCATATTTCCGTGATGGGATGAATACATCTTACTAGAGATCCTGGGGACAACACTGGCATTTGCTTGAGAGAAAAGGGGGTCCATAATCTCCTTATGCCCCAGTTTAGAGGTAGGTCCTGTCACATTTGTATCTTCCACTATCTGAGAAACAATGTGCTCAAACCTTTGGGAATTCCTGAGGGGTTTGATTTCATAAGCAAGGTCATCTAACTTGATGATACCTTCAAGACCCCCATAGCATGTGTCCACGGTGACCATGGAAAGAGGAATCTCCTCCAGGTAGCCGAGGTAGTAACAGTCTGGAGGGATGAAGGGGTAGTCCATCTGCAAGGCTCCTTGGTCGTCCTGAGTCATCATCAGCAGATGTCTGGACCAAAACAGTTTCTTGCGCCGCATGTGGATAATGTGTCTCCTGTCCCCAAAACGCAGGCTGTAGGACAGCCAGCCTGGCATCTGAACACCTTTGCCATGGTGCGTTTCCTTCCTGGGAATGACCACCTCAGAGGAGATGTAGCGCCATGATGGATGGCCTTGAGAACATTGCacaggagccagccctgcccagagAGCAAGGAGCAAGAGGAATGCCCTCATGGTGACCTGACCAGCCAGGCTCAGGCCCCTGCTCAGGAATATCTCTCAGTGAGAATGGATCAAGGGAAGATCTTCAGTGAGGGCCTGGCCTGGAGCATCTGACAGACCAGAGGGCTTCTTCAGGCTACCAGCACCCCACACCTGGGGGCCACCTGTAGAGATGAGGTCACAGTCACAGGGTGTGGCAGTGGGTGGGCCTGCACATCAGCTCAGCTAGGGTGGATGTGTGAGAGGTGGGTGGACTATGTGCTTGTGTACTTACTTGGATATGGGAAGGGAATTGGATCCAGTACCATCCCCATATTCAACACATTCAATCTTTCCTCTAGATATTTGAATatgtaatatactttttaaaatttaatttcttttctgtgtaacagaattcattgtttattcaccacacccagtgttctgaacaataggtgccctccataatacccaccaccaggctcccccaacctcccaccccagaccccttcagaaccctcagattgttcttcagggtccatggtttatctcccccatcaacttccctcaactcccttctcctctccatctccccatgtcctccatgttggaTAGGTCATATAAGTTTTAATGCAATAAACTCCTTTACCAGTTCCATCTCTTGTGGTACTTCTGGGTCAGTTTCTGTGGATTACCCTCCATCATTCACTATAGATATCACTGTTCCTTCTTCCATGGCATGTGGAGGTAGTCATTGCAAATTTTACCTTAGAGTTATTGAAAGTAATGTTTTGTAATGTTATATGTATTAGTATGTGTCTTATTATGGTTTGGCAATAATTTGAGTCTTTTGAtccttttggtttttgctttgaaGCTTTTTTGAGCTTACTGAGTAAAATATTCCCCGGGTtgtatgttacttttttttttttctcaaacctGCTGGTGAGAACAGAAGGTTCTGCTGATCACATGTGAGACCCAGGAGTTGTTCCCACTAATCCTCTCTTTTGGTTCTTCCCTGAGTTTTGGCCACATATGTGTTTAAATTCTCAGCTGGAGACAGAAGGATGCTGAGCTTATTTTTGTAGTTAGCATCATGCAGCCTGGGTGTGAACAAAAAATGTTGCCAACCACTGCACTCACTTCTGATTCTCTACTGTAAATCCCCTTTAAAATCTCTTGGGTCAGGCAGAAAAGTCACTGTTGTATTTTAACAGGAGCATGACTTCTGGACAGGTGGCCGACCTCCTGAATAAAGCTCACATTCCTTTCCAATCAAAACTCATCAGTCAAAACTCATCTCTTGAATATTGCCCTTTCCAGCAATGGACAGCCAAATTCAGGTTCAGGTAACAATAAATCAGAGAGTGGAACagaacatcaaaaactaataaagtactgtatggtgactaacataacataataaaacaaacaaacaaacaaaataaataaataagaataaatcagAAAGTGGAATGGCAGTTTCTAGGGGTTGGGAGGAGAGACAATGTTGTATTTCAAGACATAGGATTTTCTGTTATGCAAAATGATTACGTCTGGAAGTTTCCTCCAAAACCCTGTCCCTGTAATTAACAATACTGTGATATACAGTTGAACTTTGGTTAAGAGGGTTGATCTCATATTTAGTGAGATCTTCGCTCAATACAAAAGTGAAAGACAAGACTTCTGCTTCTCTCATGAGAGCATACTGAGCTCCATGGATATGGTCTCTactgaaaatgtgaaaatcttTATTGCAAACTActtgcatattttggatactagcccattatcagatatgacatttgcaaatatcatctcctatTCCagagtttgccttttagttttgttaattatttcttttgctctgtagaagttgtttcctttttgtttgttagcttcttttgttctgttctgttttgttttattttaataataattaagtcCAGAGAGTTTACTTTTGATTCTGTTTCCCTCGACTCTTGAGATGTATCTAGGTAGAATTAATATAGGTGTTGTCAAAGAGGTCACTTCCTgtcttctcctctaggattttaatggtttcaggtctcacatttaagtctttcatccagcatgggcacctggatggctcagtgggttaagcctctgcctttggctcaggtcatgatctcaagtcctgggattgagccccacatcaggctctctgctcagcagggagcctgcttcaccccctctctctgcccgcctttctgcctacttgtgatctctgtctgtcaagtaaataaataaataaaatctttaaagaataagtctttcatccatcgtgaatttatttttgtgtaggttgtacaaaagtggtccagtttctttcttacacatgtggctgtccactttTATCAACcccatgtgttgaagagactgtctcccCCCcgcccattggatattctttccttctttgttgaagattatttgaccgtataGTTTTGGGTCAAATTCTGAGtactctattctgtcccattgatttatgtgtctctTGCTCtcccaatatcacactgtcttgataacTGTTGTATGGTAATATACCTTGAAATCTAGAATGGGGTGATACCTCCAgctgtgttttactttttcaagatGACTTTGGCTATTTGCAATCTTTTTGGCAGGATGGTATGTTCACCTCTGAAAAATGCCAATTATATCGATAAGATTAGCACTGAATGAGTAGACTACTTGTGTTGTGTACAcattgtttattgatttttattttttcctaagatgcttaaattatctttcagaataagagaaagaagtggaggagaagggagttgagggaaattggaaggggaggtgaaccatgagagactatggactctgaaaaacaatctgagggttttgaaggg
It encodes:
- the LOC125100666 gene encoding disintegrin and metalloproteinase domain-containing protein 21-like codes for the protein MRAFLLLLALWAGLAPVQCSQGHPSWRYISSEVVIPRKETHHGKGVQMPGWLSYSLRFGDRRHIIHMRRKKLFWSRHLLMMTQDDQGALQMDYPFIPPDCYYLGYLEEIPLSMVTVDTCYGGLEGIIKLDDLAYEIKPLRNSQRFEHIVSQIVEDTNVTGPTSKLGHKEIMDPLFSQANASVVPRISSKMYSSHHGNMRALTLSSNSMYTVFNNVSKCVQFLIKMCSLIDTFFQGIDINYYIGFIMIYNQRDPVPMNKYHVHFSPYVKHYKSAVYGLVIPHSSIIVIKDGPRDINYDPDLYGICNNRNLVMLGYLGRHLLILSIAGAQKVARNFGIYYDENTCTCQRRSVCIMKRPPSLTDSFSNCSYKHVQEIVGHRNGECLFSTKMVYINKSLTHDRCGNYILDQGEECDCGSFKQCYNNPCCTNDCTFTIDSKCNTGRCCTNCTYSPPGTLCRPIQNICDLPEYCHGDSLSCPGDFYMQDGTPCTEEGYCYHGNCTDRTVHCQEIFGKNAVKGADVCYTINRRGSRYGHCRRTEGKMKADFCAIKDIYCGRLQCGNVTHLPRLQEHVGFHQSLISGFWCFGLDSHRSTGTNDVGHVRPGTPCGPGKICSNTYCNGSAAQLNYDCLPEKCSHRGICNNNRNCHCHIGWDPPRCIDRGAGGSTDSGRPPHRMRSVRQNDESLVYLRVVFGRIYALIAVFLFGVAINVRTIKTVIVKEEKADEANPGIRLQTPQTTI